A window of Clostridia bacterium contains these coding sequences:
- a CDS encoding leucine-rich repeat protein, producing the protein MKKFTKIISAILTAALLLALLPAGMIVRAESGTCGDNLTWTLENGVLTISGTGKMEDYSIWEDYPAPWGRAVKSVIISEGVTSIGCYAFYDCAELTSVSIPDSLKNIYSYAFYRCTGLTDTALHEGVQTIEYGAFSGCTGLTSVVIPDSVVWLGDELFFGCTGLTSVSIGSGLESAGGAMFAECPNLETITIAESNPNYHVSGNCLIDTRYKSLIAGCKNSVIPADGSVRSISEATFQGCTGLTSVSIPEGVVNIGQLAFSGCTGLTSAEILDTSDTLLFIGAWAFENCSNLKSITILSRNTGISTEAFVSWKDEDGDGEFEAYYPTTLRIYEGSRAHQYALANGIPYEFIGGSTAKGDPDGDGQITVADALSALRVAARLAESTDALIASCDIDGDGVITVADALSILRVAAKLADPSSLDGAEPVELLHIQVTTLPTKIRYIKGEPLDVSGGEVTLHYDNGSDKTVALTADMVTGFDGSTVGVYTLTVTYCGKMTTFNVTVVEDETVLRIAVTNLPKTAYKVGEELDVSGGAITVIYNGWSEWIPMTVDMVSGFDNSIVGTQVLTVSYGGATTTYNVTVKDPAAKVTVSVETVEAAPGAKGVEVKIIVNAASKWNWVSMQLFFDPAGLIYKGYETNPVLNDEINAGEKINFYMDDTTAKNGTITTSLSSKKEEGNNYEYLFVMKFDIPSGASGFKHIVVDVAALKDRENTDIPFVAVNGGIIVA; encoded by the coding sequence ATGAAAAAGTTCACCAAGATCATTTCCGCGATACTGACGGCGGCGCTGCTGCTCGCTTTGCTTCCGGCAGGGATGATAGTCCGCGCCGAAAGCGGTACCTGCGGCGATAATCTCACGTGGACGCTTGAAAACGGCGTCCTGACTATAAGCGGCACGGGGAAAATGGAAGACTATTCTATATGGGAGGATTATCCTGCGCCGTGGGGAAGAGCCGTTAAAAGCGTTATCATATCGGAGGGCGTGACAAGCATCGGGTGCTATGCGTTCTATGATTGCGCAGAGTTGACGAGCGTCAGCATACCGGACAGTCTTAAAAACATATACAGTTACGCGTTTTACAGATGTACCGGTCTGACCGACACAGCACTGCACGAAGGAGTCCAAACAATTGAATATGGCGCGTTTTCCGGCTGCACCGGCCTGACGTCCGTCGTGATACCCGACAGCGTGGTATGGCTTGGCGATGAGTTGTTCTTCGGTTGCACGGGTCTGACGTCCGTTTCGATAGGCAGCGGTTTGGAGAGCGCGGGAGGCGCCATGTTCGCCGAATGTCCGAATCTTGAAACCATAACGATAGCGGAAAGCAACCCAAACTATCACGTTTCCGGGAATTGCCTTATAGATACGAGATATAAGTCTCTGATTGCCGGCTGCAAAAACAGCGTTATTCCCGCAGACGGCAGCGTGAGGAGCATAAGCGAGGCGACGTTTCAGGGTTGTACCGGTCTGACGAGCGTTTCAATTCCGGAAGGTGTTGTGAACATAGGGCAGTTGGCGTTTTCCGGCTGCACCGGTCTGACGAGCGCCGAAATACTTGACACAAGCGACACACTCCTTTTCATCGGCGCCTGGGCGTTCGAAAACTGTTCAAATTTGAAGAGCATAACAATATTGAGTCGTAACACTGGTATCAGCACCGAGGCGTTCGTGTCTTGGAAAGACGAGGATGGCGACGGTGAGTTCGAAGCGTATTATCCGACAACGTTGAGGATATACGAGGGTTCACGCGCGCATCAGTATGCGCTCGCTAACGGTATACCGTATGAATTCATCGGCGGTTCAACCGCAAAGGGCGATCCGGACGGCGACGGGCAGATCACCGTTGCGGACGCGCTTTCCGCGCTGCGCGTTGCCGCGAGACTCGCGGAGTCCACCGACGCGCTGATCGCCTCCTGCGATATCGACGGCGACGGCGTGATCACCGTAGCGGATGCGCTTTCTATACTGCGCGTGGCGGCGAAGCTCGCGGATCCGAGTTCGCTCGATGGCGCGGAGCCGGTTGAACTTTTGCATATTCAGGTAACGACGCTGCCGACGAAGATAAGATATATTAAGGGGGAACCGCTCGACGTCTCCGGTGGAGAGGTCACGCTTCACTACGACAACGGCTCGGATAAGACTGTCGCGCTGACGGCGGATATGGTCACCGGTTTCGACGGTTCCACGGTCGGTGTTTATACTCTTACCGTAACATATTGCGGTAAAATGACTACATTTAATGTTACTGTTGTAGAAGATGAAACGGTATTGCGCATAGCGGTGACCAATTTACCGAAGACAGCATACAAAGTCGGCGAAGAACTGGATGTTTCAGGCGGTGCAATCACGGTTATATACAATGGTTGGAGCGAATGGATCCCGATGACCGTAGATATGGTCAGCGGTTTTGATAACTCCATTGTCGGCACTCAAGTGCTTACGGTCTCTTATGGCGGTGCGACGACAACCTACAATGTTACTGTTAAGGATCCGGCTGCCAAAGTGACAGTCAGTGTAGAGACGGTCGAAGCTGCTCCCGGCGCAAAGGGAGTAGAAGTCAAGATTATTGTTAACGCTGCCAGCAAATGGAACTGGGTTAGTATGCAATTGTTTTTTGATCCGGCCGGATTGATTTACAAGGGTTACGAAACGAATCCGGTTTTGAATGATGAAATCAATGCCGGAGAGAAGATCAATTTTTATATGGATGATACTACCGCAAAGAACGGCACAATCACGACGTCACTCTCTTCCAAAAAAGAGGAGGGCAATAATTACGAATATCTCTTTGTAATGAAGTTTGATATTCCGTCCGGAGCGTCAGGTTTTAAGCATATAGTTGTCGATGTTGCTGCCCTCAAGGATCGCGAAAACACAGACATACCCTTCGTCGCGGTGAACGGCGGGATAATCGTTGCATAA
- a CDS encoding leucine-rich repeat protein, whose product MKKLTKIISAILTAVMLLSLFAVPAVAYADGGECGNGVTWTLEDGVLTISGTGPMENYLKYNAHSAFQGNPDLDRLAPWGTDIKNVIIEDGVTTIGDFAFYNCKQIESIEIPASVKVIGKSAFADAVLQTLVLPEGVEEVKEYAFFDCDLKSNDFRMPDSLRIIGEKAFQCYMGMIEIGKGVVDIGKEAFGNNVVMSIPDSVQHIGKDAFKITSYYKDESNWRMDALYIGKWLIKVKENTKLEFFVVKRGTEHIADYAFEKCKSLKDDIILPKSLKSIGRNAFQACSNLEALDIPEGVTDIGYGAFSGCKGLTELKLPESITEIDDQMLSGLSFEQFEISDNVERIGEGAFMSCNYLKSITIPSSIKRIESWTFTNCISLEEVNLPEGLESIGDFAFLACASLRRIVIPRSVTSIGMGLFYFNVPTPTDIVMAVYEGSYAQTYAEENGVPYEIIGSDKPVTVPQFKPAVIDPDGDGEITVADALCVLRAALGLVETTPELLAASDIDGDGELTVSDALKFLNVAAKMK is encoded by the coding sequence ATGAAAAAACTCACCAAGATCATTTCCGCGATACTGACGGCAGTTATGCTGCTCAGCTTGTTCGCGGTGCCTGCCGTCGCGTATGCGGACGGCGGCGAATGCGGCAACGGCGTGACGTGGACGCTTGAAGACGGCGTCCTGACCATCAGCGGCACCGGTCCTATGGAGAATTACCTGAAGTATAACGCTCACTCCGCGTTTCAGGGTAACCCCGATCTGGACCGCCTTGCGCCGTGGGGAACGGATATCAAAAACGTCATTATCGAGGACGGCGTAACGACTATCGGCGACTTTGCGTTCTATAACTGCAAGCAGATAGAAAGCATAGAGATCCCCGCGAGCGTCAAGGTCATAGGCAAGAGCGCGTTTGCGGACGCGGTCCTGCAGACGCTCGTCCTGCCGGAAGGCGTTGAAGAAGTGAAAGAGTACGCGTTTTTCGACTGTGATCTCAAAAGCAACGATTTCCGTATGCCCGACAGTCTCAGGATAATCGGCGAAAAAGCTTTTCAGTGCTATATGGGTATGATTGAGATCGGCAAGGGCGTTGTGGATATAGGTAAGGAAGCTTTCGGCAACAACGTGGTAATGAGTATCCCTGACAGCGTACAGCATATCGGCAAAGACGCGTTCAAGATAACTTCTTACTACAAAGACGAGAGCAACTGGAGAATGGACGCGCTCTATATCGGCAAGTGGCTGATAAAGGTCAAGGAGAATACCAAACTCGAGTTCTTCGTCGTCAAACGCGGCACGGAGCACATCGCCGATTATGCTTTTGAAAAATGCAAGTCGCTGAAAGACGACATAATACTTCCGAAGAGCTTGAAGTCCATAGGAAGAAACGCGTTCCAGGCCTGCAGTAATCTCGAAGCGCTCGACATACCGGAAGGAGTGACGGATATCGGTTACGGCGCATTTTCCGGGTGCAAGGGCTTGACCGAACTCAAGCTTCCGGAGTCGATAACCGAGATAGACGATCAAATGTTATCCGGCTTGAGCTTTGAGCAATTCGAGATTTCGGATAACGTGGAACGTATAGGCGAAGGCGCTTTTATGAGTTGTAATTATCTGAAGAGTATCACGATCCCCTCAAGCATAAAAAGAATAGAGTCGTGGACGTTCACAAATTGTATATCGCTCGAGGAAGTAAACCTCCCCGAAGGCCTTGAAAGCATTGGTGATTTCGCTTTCCTGGCATGCGCCTCTTTGCGCAGGATCGTTATTCCCAGAAGCGTTACAAGCATCGGGATGGGACTTTTCTATTTCAACGTTCCGACGCCTACGGATATAGTTATGGCGGTATACGAGGGCTCGTATGCGCAGACCTACGCCGAAGAAAACGGCGTTCCTTATGAGATAATCGGTTCCGATAAGCCGGTAACGGTACCGCAGTTCAAGCCGGCCGTTATCGATCCCGACGGCGACGGAGAGATAACCGTAGCGGACGCGCTGTGCGTGCTGCGTGCGGCGCTCGGGCTTGTGGAAACGACACCGGAACTCCTCGCCGCGTCCGACATTGACGGAGACGGAGAGCTGACAGTTTCGGACGCGCTCAAATTCCTCAACGTTGCCGCGAAGATGAAGTGA
- a CDS encoding leucine-rich repeat domain-containing protein: protein MAISAKKTKKLLCLLLALITALSVCSLCASAETKSSGEEEEENVLYEGDFCYVVSGKNAVIIRYIGKGGNVVIPEKLGGLPAAQMRGTAFHDNEDVVSVQLPAAMLDITDEQFCLCENLKSVTVASGNPVYTSVDGVLFKDKGKTICIHPAAHSVQYDIPQGVKKIAPFAFFTNKRLTTVTIPSSVKEIGRNAFYDCSSLRAAHIPDSVTKVGAGAFSWCIALKDLRVPDKLSDIGRRAFYPTYATTHADDDFVLLGDGVLVAYLGNPRYVTIPSYVKAVADVFYASEEVEEVIISEGVERINDSAFFGCTALEKVEIPNSVKKIGDWAFYGCPKLRGVNIPDGAELGAYSFGACEKLKSVSVNCKEVPSGAFEYCTRLSSVELGKNVERIGHYAFYACEALGELKLPKAVTEIGESALRRTAITALTLSDNIESIGPYAFTDNDGIVLTVTDGTYAYKYAKKNGYEMKVKEATADTKKADDKKKKNEPKADEAGFFDKLLEFYEEYKLYVFIGAGALVLLIVLLVVLLAARRRRRRRLAGEASVPNSEPALNLPGISADPPPEDNEE from the coding sequence ATGGCGATTTCAGCAAAAAAGACAAAAAAACTGCTCTGCCTGCTGCTCGCGCTGATAACGGCGCTTTCGGTATGCTCTCTTTGCGCGTCCGCGGAAACGAAAAGCAGCGGGGAAGAAGAGGAGGAAAACGTCCTTTACGAAGGCGATTTCTGTTACGTCGTCAGCGGCAAAAACGCCGTAATAATCAGGTATATCGGCAAGGGCGGCAACGTCGTTATACCCGAAAAGCTCGGCGGCCTGCCCGCCGCACAGATGCGCGGTACCGCCTTCCATGATAACGAAGACGTCGTTTCCGTGCAGCTCCCCGCGGCGATGCTTGACATCACCGACGAGCAGTTCTGCCTCTGCGAGAATCTGAAAAGCGTGACCGTCGCGTCCGGCAATCCGGTTTACACCTCGGTCGACGGCGTGCTCTTCAAGGATAAAGGCAAGACGATCTGCATACATCCCGCGGCGCACTCGGTTCAGTACGATATACCGCAGGGAGTCAAAAAGATCGCGCCCTTCGCGTTCTTCACTAACAAGCGGCTGACGACCGTCACGATACCTTCATCCGTCAAGGAGATCGGCAGAAACGCTTTCTACGACTGCTCGTCCCTCCGTGCCGCGCACATACCGGACAGCGTCACGAAGGTCGGCGCCGGCGCGTTCTCCTGGTGCATCGCGCTGAAGGATCTGCGCGTGCCGGATAAGCTTTCGGATATCGGCAGGCGCGCCTTCTACCCGACATACGCCACCACCCACGCGGATGACGATTTCGTGCTCCTCGGCGACGGCGTGCTCGTCGCATACCTCGGCAACCCGCGCTACGTCACGATACCGAGCTACGTCAAGGCCGTCGCCGACGTATTCTACGCCAGCGAGGAGGTCGAGGAGGTAATAATCTCCGAAGGCGTGGAGCGGATAAACGACAGCGCCTTCTTCGGCTGTACCGCGCTCGAAAAGGTCGAGATCCCGAACAGCGTCAAAAAGATCGGCGACTGGGCGTTTTACGGCTGCCCGAAGCTGCGCGGCGTGAACATACCGGACGGTGCGGAGCTCGGCGCCTACTCCTTCGGCGCCTGTGAGAAGCTGAAGAGCGTGTCCGTCAACTGCAAGGAGGTCCCCTCCGGCGCGTTCGAATACTGCACGCGGCTCAGCAGCGTAGAGCTCGGCAAAAACGTCGAGAGGATCGGGCATTACGCCTTCTACGCCTGCGAGGCGCTCGGCGAGCTGAAGCTGCCAAAGGCGGTCACCGAGATAGGCGAGAGCGCCCTTCGCCGCACGGCGATAACCGCGCTGACCCTCAGCGATAATATCGAATCAATAGGCCCTTATGCCTTCACGGATAACGACGGCATAGTGCTGACCGTCACAGACGGGACTTACGCGTATAAATACGCGAAAAAGAACGGCTATGAGATGAAGGTCAAGGAAGCGACCGCCGACACCAAAAAGGCGGACGACAAAAAGAAGAAAAACGAGCCGAAAGCCGACGAAGCCGGATTCTTTGACAAGCTGCTCGAGTTTTACGAGGAATACAAGCTGTACGTCTTTATCGGCGCCGGTGCGCTCGTCCTGCTCATAGTGCTGCTGGTTGTCCTGCTCGCCGCGCGCAGACGCCGCCGCCGCAGACTCGCGGGCGAAGCGTCCGTACCGAACTCCGAGCCCGCGCTGAATCTCCCCGGCATCTCCGCCGACCCTCCGCCGGAGGATAATGAAGAATAA